Proteins from a single region of Antechinus flavipes isolate AdamAnt ecotype Samford, QLD, Australia chromosome 2, AdamAnt_v2, whole genome shotgun sequence:
- the RSPO4 gene encoding R-spondin-4 produces the protein MGPRWIVNEREKQMGVGLKENCTGCLICSEENGCSTCQPRLFLHIRRDGIRQYGKCVHDCPHGYFGVRGHEINRCKKCGSTCESCFSQDFCIRCKKRFFLHKGKCATTCPAGTIAHQSTWECQEECEFGPWSIWSPCSQDGKTCGSAWGLETRVREVSRGSREEGTAACQALSESRNCPIRRHCPGEKNLTRKRGRKERRHRKERKMERSH, from the exons ATGGGTCCAAGGTGGATTGTTAATGAGAGGGAAAAGCAAA TGGGAGTTGGGCTGAAGGAGAATTGCACCGGCTGTTTGATCTGCTCCGAGGAGAATGGATGTTCCACCTGCCAGCCACGACTTTTTCTCCATATCCGTCGAGATGGCATCCGCCAATACGGGAAGTGCGTACACGACTGTCCCCACGGCTACTTTGGTGTACGTGGCCATGAGATCAACAGATGCAAAA AATGTGGGTCCACCTGTGAAAGCTGTTTCAGTCAAGACTTTTGTATTCGGtgcaaaaagagattttttttgcaCAAGGGGAAGTGTGCTACCACCTGCCCAGCAGGCACCATTGCCCACCAGAGCACATGGGAATGTCAAG AGGAATGTGAATTTGGACCCTGGAGCATCTGGAGTCCCTGCAGCCAGGATGGGAAAACCTGTGGGTCAGCCTGGGGGCTGGAGACTCGGGTACGTGAGGTCAGCCGAGGCAGTCGAGAGGAGGGTACAGCAGCCTGCCAAGCCCTATCTGAGTCAAGAAACTGTCCCATCAGGAGGCACTGCCCCGGAG aaaaaaacctgacCCGAAAgcgggggagaaaggaaagaaggcatCGGAAAGAGCGAAAGATGGAGCGTTCCCATTGA